A genomic stretch from Lathyrus oleraceus cultivar Zhongwan6 chromosome 2, CAAS_Psat_ZW6_1.0, whole genome shotgun sequence includes:
- the LOC127117614 gene encoding uncharacterized protein LOC127117614 codes for MEKFLSSSSSLNTNLKLKPFSFLSSTTPFRSKTFNFLPSICSSFNHENPSPFLSSASLLAMQPKNSLSRLTDSRSPVIESQPLNHINVDADFRKPKGITVQTCVILSTLDVLLIQPVFAPVAFATFQSTAKIGGPAIGGKLIHVELLSSAWTCFFVGCLHTLSGPDHLAALAPLSIGRTRTESALVGALWGCARDAGQLIFGLIFLLLKDQLHIEIIQTWGTRVVGITLLVIGAMGIKEASKVSTPAVAVGNSEFDVSVYKSLDNPVVGNKKKIGSATFATGTVHELQPNTNPAGPITKHTKPSPSLLNIKINVINKHTGCSIQQTKP; via the coding sequence AACCCTTTTCTTTTCTCTCTTCAACTACTCCTTTTCGTTCCAAAACATTCAATTTTCTTCCTTCAATTTGTTCTTCCTTCAACCATGAAAACCCTTCTCCTTTTTTGTCTTCAGCTTCGCTTCTCGCTATGCAACCTAAAAACTCACTTTCTCGTCTCACCGATTCTAGGAGCCCCGTAATTGAATCTCAACCGCTAAATCACATCAATGTCGATGCTGATTTCAGAAAACCAAAGGGAATAACAGTTCAGACATGTGTAATACTCTCTACTCTTGATGTGCTCTTAATTCAACCAGTTTTCGCACCAGTAGCTTTTGCAACCTTTCAAAGTACCGCCAAGATCGGTGGTCCTGCAATTGGTGGAAAACTTATCCACGTCGAGCTCCTAAGTAGTGCTTGGACATGTTTCTTTGTTGGTTGCTTACACACATTATCAGGCCCTGACCATCTTGCAGCTTTGGCTCCATTATCAATTGGTCGCACTCGAACGGAGAGTGCTCTTGTTGGAGCCCTTTGGGGTTGTGCCCGTGATGCTGGCCAATTAATCTTTGGCTTAATATTTTTGCTCCTTAAAGATCAACTTCACATTGAAATTATCCAAACATGGGGCACTAGAGTGGTGGGCATTACCTTGCTAGTAATCGGTGCTATGGGAATCAAGGAAGCTTCAAAAGTTTCTACTCCAGCTGTTGCTGTAGGAAACAGTGAATTCGACGTCAGCGTGTATAAATCACTTGATAATCCTGTGGTAGGAAATAAAAAGAAGATTGGTTCTGCTACTTTTGCCACTGGAACAGTTCATGAATTGCAACCAAACACAAATCCTGCAGGACCTATTACCAAACATACCAAACCATCTCCATCATTGTTAAACATCAAAATAAATGTAATTAATAAACACACCGGTTGCAGTATACAACAAACAAAACCATAA